From the genome of Cytobacillus firmus, one region includes:
- a CDS encoding LysE family translocator: MNDFFTFLILSLFVVMSPGIDTALITKRTISDGRTDGYKMGLGITAGSLVHTFSAAFGLSAILMQSAAAFEVIKYAGAVYLIYLGLSSFISLKKKKNSDIETEVKTDIKKSAFKQGLLSNVLNPKVAMFFLTFLPQFVKAGENAQQQLIIMGIIYTLLSISWFFLYVFFINYLRDWLMSPKVQRVMDKATGVVLIGFGLKLAMDKQH, translated from the coding sequence ATGAATGATTTCTTTACGTTTTTAATTCTTTCTTTGTTTGTGGTCATGAGTCCAGGGATTGATACTGCCCTTATAACAAAGAGGACGATTTCAGACGGAAGGACAGATGGCTATAAAATGGGGCTGGGCATTACAGCAGGTTCTTTAGTGCATACCTTTTCGGCTGCTTTTGGCCTATCAGCCATTTTAATGCAGTCTGCTGCAGCATTTGAAGTCATTAAATATGCCGGGGCGGTTTATTTGATTTACCTTGGGTTATCTTCATTCATCTCTTTGAAAAAGAAGAAGAATTCTGATATAGAAACTGAAGTAAAAACCGATATAAAAAAGTCTGCCTTTAAACAGGGACTCCTTTCTAACGTGCTCAATCCAAAAGTTGCGATGTTTTTCTTAACCTTTCTGCCGCAATTTGTGAAGGCAGGCGAAAACGCACAGCAGCAGCTGATCATTATGGGAATTATATACACACTGCTAAGCATATCCTGGTTTTTCCTATACGTATTCTTCATCAATTACCTGCGGGATTGGCTCATGTCCCCAAAGGTTCAAAGAGTTATGGATAAAGCTACAGGTGTTGTGTTAATCGGTTTCGGATTAAAGCTGGCAATGGATAAACAGCATTAA